Proteins encoded together in one Bacteroides ovatus window:
- a CDS encoding ATP-binding protein → MQTDNERYKKMASLAQIGWWEVDLTAGYYLCSDYLSDLLGLDGDTISTSDFLNLIREDYRKQIAQEFRANSSIHKDFYEQTFPIHSKYGEVWLHTRLAFREKGTGVDGGDKSFGIIQRVEAPKEEDQRDALRRVNDLLCRQNFVSQSLLRFLRDEAVESCIADILRDILNLYNGKGRVYIFEYDEIYAHHSCIYEVVSEGVSAEIDNLQDMPASESKWWSEQILSGKPIILNTLEQLLEEAPDEYQILVVQGIKSLMVTPLMTGDRVWGYMGIDLVETYHDWSNEDFQWFSSLGNIINICIELRKTKDKVIREQTFLNNLFHFMPMGYIRMSIIRDENNKPCDYRVTDANEVSSTFFGLPLESYIGSLASEKHPDYLQKLNFLEEILDSNSYREKDEYFPRTERYTHWVIYSPGKDEIVGLFLDSTGSVQANRALDRSEKLFQNIFANIPAGVEIYDKDGYLIDLNNKDLEIFGVVNKSDVIGVNFFENPNVPQGIRDRVRNEDLVDFRLNYSFEQAEGYYETNRSNAIELYSKVSKLYDNEGNFSGYILISIDNTERIDAMNRIRDFENFFLMISDYAKVGYAKLNLLNRKGYAIKQWYKNLGEEEDTLLDEVVGVYTHMHPEDRKRFLDFYDEVRDGKRRHFQGEMRIRRPGTKNEWNWVSSNVMVTNYKPEENEIEIIGINYDITELKETEAELIQARDKAEMMDRLKSAFLANMSHEIRTPLNAIVGFSDLLVETEELSERQEYIKIVRENNDLLLQLISDILDLSKIEAGTFEFTSGDVDVNLLCEDIVRSMGMKAKGEVELVLDNHLPVCHVISDRNRIHQVISNFVNNAMKFTSEGSIHVGYKLKDGELEFYVEDTGIGIEKEQLPHIFERFVKLNSFVHGTGLGLSICQSIVEQLGGRIGVDSEKGKGSRFWFTIPGVIVTEEVGCAR, encoded by the coding sequence ATGCAAACAGACAACGAGCGATACAAAAAAATGGCTTCTCTTGCACAAATCGGATGGTGGGAAGTAGATTTAACGGCAGGATATTATTTATGTTCCGATTATCTTTCTGATCTTTTGGGATTGGACGGCGACACCATCTCTACTTCGGATTTTCTAAACCTGATACGTGAAGATTATCGCAAGCAGATTGCCCAGGAGTTCCGGGCAAATTCTTCTATCCATAAGGACTTTTACGAACAAACTTTCCCGATTCATTCAAAATATGGTGAGGTTTGGCTGCATACCCGTCTGGCTTTTCGTGAGAAGGGTACGGGTGTTGATGGAGGTGATAAGTCCTTCGGAATAATCCAGCGCGTTGAGGCTCCCAAGGAAGAAGATCAAAGGGATGCATTAAGGCGTGTGAATGATTTGCTTTGTCGTCAGAATTTTGTTTCGCAATCGTTGCTTCGTTTCCTACGTGATGAGGCAGTAGAATCTTGTATCGCAGATATTTTAAGAGATATTCTGAATCTTTATAATGGAAAAGGTCGTGTTTATATTTTTGAATACGACGAAATTTATGCCCATCATAGTTGTATCTACGAAGTTGTTTCTGAAGGAGTATCGGCAGAGATAGACAATCTGCAGGACATGCCTGCCAGTGAGTCAAAATGGTGGAGTGAACAGATATTATCGGGCAAGCCGATTATTTTAAATACACTGGAGCAATTATTAGAAGAGGCTCCTGATGAATATCAGATTCTTGTAGTTCAGGGAATCAAATCGTTAATGGTGACTCCTTTGATGACAGGCGACCGCGTTTGGGGATATATGGGGATTGATTTGGTTGAGACTTACCATGACTGGAGTAATGAAGATTTTCAATGGTTCTCCTCATTGGGAAATATTATAAATATCTGTATCGAGTTGCGTAAAACTAAGGACAAGGTAATCCGCGAACAGACTTTCCTAAATAATCTGTTTCATTTTATGCCGATGGGATATATACGTATGTCCATTATCCGTGACGAGAATAATAAACCTTGTGATTATCGGGTGACGGATGCGAATGAGGTCAGTTCAACCTTTTTCGGGCTTCCTTTGGAGTCGTATATTGGTTCTTTGGCATCTGAAAAGCATCCTGACTATCTCCAAAAACTTAATTTTCTGGAAGAAATACTGGATAGTAATTCTTATAGAGAGAAAGATGAATATTTCCCAAGAACGGAACGGTATACGCATTGGGTTATTTATTCTCCCGGAAAAGATGAAATAGTCGGTTTGTTCCTCGATTCTACAGGATCGGTACAAGCTAATCGGGCATTGGACCGTAGCGAGAAGCTCTTTCAGAATATCTTTGCTAATATTCCGGCAGGAGTAGAGATCTACGATAAGGACGGCTATTTGATAGATTTGAATAATAAGGATTTAGAAATATTCGGTGTAGTGAATAAATCGGATGTGATAGGGGTTAATTTCTTTGAGAATCCGAATGTGCCGCAGGGGATTCGTGATCGTGTGCGGAATGAAGATTTGGTAGATTTCAGGCTTAATTATTCTTTTGAACAGGCGGAAGGATATTATGAGACAAATCGTTCTAATGCGATAGAACTGTATTCGAAGGTTAGTAAATTGTATGATAATGAGGGCAACTTCAGCGGATATATATTAATAAGTATTGATAATACCGAACGGATTGATGCAATGAATCGTATCCGTGATTTTGAGAATTTCTTCCTGATGATATCCGATTATGCAAAAGTTGGTTATGCCAAGTTGAATCTCTTGAATCGCAAAGGATATGCTATAAAACAGTGGTATAAGAATTTAGGTGAGGAGGAAGATACGCTTTTGGATGAGGTTGTGGGTGTTTATACCCATATGCACCCTGAAGACCGTAAGCGTTTCCTTGATTTTTATGATGAAGTCAGAGACGGAAAAAGAAGGCATTTTCAGGGTGAGATGCGTATTCGTCGTCCCGGAACGAAGAATGAATGGAATTGGGTGAGTAGTAATGTGATGGTCACTAATTATAAACCGGAGGAAAATGAAATAGAAATCATCGGTATCAATTATGACATTACAGAATTGAAGGAGACTGAAGCCGAATTGATTCAGGCACGCGATAAAGCAGAGATGATGGATCGTTTGAAAAGTGCTTTCCTTGCCAATATGAGCCATGAAATCCGTACGCCGCTGAATGCCATTGTCGGTTTCTCCGATTTGTTGGTGGAAACTGAAGAGTTGTCAGAACGTCAGGAGTATATTAAGATTGTACGTGAGAATAATGATCTTTTGTTGCAATTAATTTCAGATATACTCGATTTGTCAAAGATTGAAGCGGGTACATTTGAGTTTACCAGCGGAGATGTAGATGTAAATCTGTTATGTGAGGATATTGTCCGCTCTATGGGGATGAAAGCGAAAGGAGAGGTGGAACTGGTACTTGATAATCACCTTCCGGTTTGTCATGTCATTAGTGACCGTAATCGTATACATCAGGTGATCTCTAACTTTGTTAACAATGCAATGAAATTTACCTCTGAAGGTAGTATTCATGTGGGATATAAACTAAAAGATGGCGAATTGGAATTCTATGTTGAAGATACAGGCATCGGTATTGAAAAAGAGCAGTTGCCACATATCTTTGAGCGTTTCGTGAAGCTTAATTCTTTTGTACACGGTACAGGATTGGGACTTTCTATCTGTCAGAGCATCGTTGAACAATTAGGTGGGCGGATTGGTGTTGATTCTGAAAAAGGAAAAGGATCAAGGTTTTGGTTTACTATTCCCGGGGTGATCGTGACGGAAGAGGTGGGCTGTGCCCGGTAG
- a CDS encoding NADH-quinone oxidoreductase subunit N: protein MDYSQFLYMREELSLIAVLLLLFLADLFMSPDAHKNGGKARLNTMLPVILMAIHTAINLIPGTAADAFGGMYHYVPMHTVVKSILNVGTLIVFLMAHEWMKREDTSFKQGEFYVLTLSTLFGMYLMISAGHFLMFFIGLETASIPMAALIAFDKYRHNSAEAGAKYILTALFSSALLLFGLSMIYGSAGTLYFDDLPAHIDGNPLQIMAFVFFFTGMAFKLSLVPFHLWTADVYEGAPSAVTAYLSVISKGSAAFVLLAVLIKVFAPMINDWQEVLYWVTIASITIANIFAVRQQNLKRLMAFSSISQAGYIMLGVIGGTAQGMTALVYYVLVYAAANLGVFAVITIVALRSQKFTLEDYAGLYKTNPKIALLMTLSLFSLAGIPPFAGFFSKFFIFMAAFDAGFHLLVFIALVNTVISLYYYLLIVKAMYITPSDNPIPTFRSDRCTKWGLALCTLGIIGLGIASIVYQSIDKLSFGI, encoded by the coding sequence ATGGATTATTCACAATTTCTATATATGCGAGAAGAGCTGTCGCTCATAGCTGTCCTACTGCTGCTATTTCTAGCTGACCTCTTCATGAGTCCGGATGCACACAAAAATGGTGGGAAAGCACGCCTGAACACAATGTTGCCCGTTATTCTGATGGCTATCCATACAGCTATCAACTTAATTCCGGGGACTGCTGCCGATGCATTCGGCGGTATGTATCATTATGTACCGATGCACACAGTGGTTAAATCCATCCTGAACGTCGGCACACTGATTGTTTTCCTGATGGCGCACGAATGGATGAAAAGAGAAGATACTTCATTCAAGCAAGGAGAATTCTATGTACTTACACTCTCTACCTTGTTTGGTATGTACCTCATGATTTCCGCCGGACATTTCCTGATGTTCTTCATCGGACTCGAAACAGCTTCTATTCCGATGGCAGCATTGATTGCCTTCGATAAATACCGTCACAACTCTGCCGAAGCAGGTGCCAAATACATTCTGACAGCTCTTTTCTCCAGTGCATTGCTGTTATTTGGTCTGTCCATGATCTATGGTTCTGCCGGGACTCTTTATTTCGATGACCTCCCTGCTCATATCGACGGAAATCCGTTACAGATCATGGCATTTGTATTCTTCTTCACAGGAATGGCATTCAAGTTATCACTGGTTCCGTTCCACTTATGGACAGCAGACGTTTACGAAGGTGCTCCGAGTGCAGTTACCGCTTATTTAAGTGTTATATCAAAAGGATCGGCAGCATTTGTATTATTGGCTGTCCTTATCAAAGTATTCGCTCCAATGATTAATGACTGGCAGGAAGTACTTTATTGGGTAACCATCGCTTCTATCACTATTGCAAATATATTTGCTGTCCGTCAGCAAAACCTGAAACGTTTGATGGCGTTCTCCAGTATTTCGCAAGCGGGATATATTATGTTAGGCGTTATCGGTGGTACGGCACAAGGCATGACGGCATTGGTATATTATGTATTAGTGTACGCTGCCGCCAACCTCGGAGTATTTGCCGTTATCACTATCGTGGCATTACGCAGTCAGAAATTCACGCTCGAAGATTACGCAGGACTTTATAAAACGAATCCCAAAATCGCTCTCTTGATGACTCTGTCTCTGTTCTCATTGGCAGGCATCCCTCCGTTTGCCGGATTCTTCTCTAAGTTCTTTATCTTCATGGCTGCTTTCGATGCAGGTTTCCACTTGCTGGTATTCATCGCATTGGTAAATACAGTGATTTCGTTGTATTACTATCTATTGATTGTAAAAGCAATGTATATCACTCCTTCCGACAACCCAATTCCTACTTTCCGCAGCGACCGCTGCACAAAATGGGGACTGGCACTTTGCACGCTGGGTATCATCGGACTGGGTATTGCAAGTATTGTATATCAATCCATCGATAAACTGTCGTTCGGAATTTAA
- a CDS encoding NuoM family protein, whose translation MNFLSIFVLIPLLMLAGLWAARGIKAIRGVMVTGASALLIASVVLTFLYLGERSAGNTAEMLFRADTLWYAPLHISYSVGVDGISVAMLLLSAVIVFTGTFASWRLQPLTKEYFLWFTLLSMGVFGFFISVDLFTMFMFYEIALIPMYLLIGVWGSGRKEYAAMKLTLMLMGGSAFLLIGILGIYFGSGATTMNLLEIAQLHNIPFAQQCIWFPLTFLGFGVLGALFPFHTWSPDGHASAPTAVSMLHAGVLMKLGGYGCFRIAMYLMPEAANELSWIFLILTGISVVYGAFSACVQTDLKYINAYSSVSHCGLVLFAILMLNQTAATGAILQMLSHGLMTALFFALIGMIYGRTHTRDVRELAGLMKVMPFLSVCYVIAGLANLGLPGLSGFIAEMTIFVGSFQNNDQFHRVLTIIACSSIVITAVYILRLVGKILYGTCTNKHHLELTDATWDERVAVICLIVCVAGLGMAPFWVSHMIGESVLPVVSQLIP comes from the coding sequence ATGAATTTCTTATCAATATTCGTACTTATCCCCTTATTGATGCTGGCCGGACTCTGGGCAGCACGAGGAATCAAAGCCATCCGGGGGGTTATGGTTACTGGCGCATCGGCACTTCTGATTGCCTCCGTCGTACTTACATTCCTGTATCTGGGAGAGCGTAGTGCCGGAAACACGGCAGAAATGCTTTTCCGTGCAGATACGCTTTGGTATGCCCCACTTCACATATCCTATTCAGTAGGTGTTGACGGAATTTCGGTAGCCATGTTGTTATTGTCCGCTGTCATTGTGTTCACCGGTACATTCGCTTCCTGGCGTCTGCAACCGCTGACAAAAGAATATTTCCTCTGGTTCACCCTATTGTCTATGGGAGTATTCGGATTCTTTATATCCGTCGATTTATTCACCATGTTCATGTTCTACGAAATCGCATTGATACCGATGTACCTGTTGATTGGTGTATGGGGATCAGGACGTAAAGAATATGCAGCCATGAAGCTGACCCTCATGTTGATGGGTGGTTCTGCCTTCCTGCTGATCGGTATTCTCGGAATCTATTTTGGTTCGGGAGCAACGACCATGAATCTTCTTGAAATCGCACAGTTGCACAACATACCTTTTGCACAGCAATGCATCTGGTTCCCGCTGACTTTCCTTGGTTTCGGTGTATTAGGTGCCCTTTTCCCGTTCCATACATGGAGCCCTGACGGTCACGCTTCTGCCCCGACTGCCGTATCTATGCTTCATGCCGGAGTATTGATGAAACTGGGAGGTTACGGATGTTTCCGTATCGCCATGTATCTGATGCCGGAAGCCGCCAACGAACTTTCCTGGATATTCCTGATATTGACAGGTATCTCTGTAGTTTACGGTGCATTCTCCGCTTGCGTACAGACCGACTTGAAATATATTAATGCTTATTCATCCGTATCTCACTGCGGACTGGTTCTTTTCGCTATTCTGATGCTGAATCAGACAGCAGCAACAGGAGCTATCCTTCAGATGCTTTCACACGGATTGATGACAGCCTTATTCTTTGCTCTTATCGGTATGATTTATGGACGTACACACACACGTGACGTTCGCGAGCTTGCCGGCTTAATGAAAGTGATGCCGTTCCTTAGTGTATGTTATGTAATTGCCGGTCTTGCCAACCTCGGTCTGCCGGGATTAAGTGGTTTTATTGCTGAAATGACTATTTTCGTCGGCTCTTTCCAGAACAACGACCAGTTCCACCGTGTACTGACTATCATCGCTTGTTCTTCGATTGTGATTACTGCAGTCTACATTCTGCGTCTGGTAGGTAAAATTCTATACGGAACCTGCACCAACAAACATCATCTCGAACTGACTGATGCGACTTGGGACGAACGTGTAGCCGTTATCTGCCTCATCGTTTGTGTAGCCGGACTAGGTATGGCTCCTTTCTGGGTTAGCCACATGATTGGTGAAAGTGTACTCCCCGTAGTCTCACAACTGATTCCATAA
- the nuoL gene encoding NADH-quinone oxidoreductase subunit L: MELTILILLLPFFSFLILGIGGKWMSHRTAGTIGTLILGAVAVLSYVTAIQYFSAPRLEDGTFATLIPYNFTWLPFTETLHFDLGILLDPISVMMLIVISTVSLMVHIYSFSYMKGEVGFQRYYAFLSLFTMSMLGLVVATNIFQMYLFWELVGVSSYLLIGFYYTKPAAIAASKKAFIVTRFADLGFLIGILIYGYYGGTFGFTPDTVSLISGGASMLPLALGLMFVGGAGKSAMFPLHIWLPDAMEGPTPVSALIHAATMVVAGVYLVARMFPLFIAYAPNTLHMVAWVGAFTAFYAASVACVQSDIKRVLAFSTISQIGFMMVALGVCTSMDPHEGGLGYMASMFHLFTHAMFKALLFLGAGSIIHAVHSNEMSAMGGLRKYMPITHWTFLIACLAIAGIPPFSGFFSKDEILAACFQYSPVMGWVMTVIAAMTAFYMFRLYYGIFWGKENKELHAHHTPHESPLAMTFPLMFLAVVTCGAGFIPFGHFISSNGESYSIHLDPSVAITSVVIAIISIAIATWMYKNAKQPVADSLEKQFKGLHKAAYNRFYIDDIYQFITHKIIFRCISTPIAWFDRHVVDGFFDFLAWATNTTSDEIRGLQSGQVQQYAYVFLCGALALILLLIL; encoded by the coding sequence ATGGAACTAACAATTCTAATACTCCTTCTTCCTTTCTTCTCCTTTCTCATACTGGGAATCGGAGGTAAATGGATGTCCCACCGGACAGCGGGCACAATTGGCACGCTGATACTGGGAGCAGTAGCGGTACTATCCTACGTTACAGCTATCCAATATTTCTCGGCTCCACGACTGGAAGACGGAACATTCGCCACACTGATACCTTACAACTTCACGTGGCTTCCTTTTACAGAGACCTTACACTTTGATTTGGGCATCCTGCTCGATCCTATATCAGTAATGATGTTGATTGTTATCTCTACCGTGTCACTGATGGTACATATCTACTCTTTCAGTTACATGAAAGGTGAGGTAGGTTTTCAACGTTATTATGCTTTCCTATCCCTGTTTACCATGTCTATGCTGGGATTGGTCGTTGCGACCAACATCTTCCAGATGTACCTTTTCTGGGAACTGGTGGGGGTAAGTTCTTACCTGCTAATCGGTTTTTATTATACAAAACCGGCTGCCATCGCTGCTTCCAAGAAAGCGTTTATTGTTACTCGCTTTGCTGATTTGGGTTTCCTGATCGGTATCCTGATTTACGGATATTATGGTGGTACATTCGGATTTACCCCGGACACGGTATCCTTGATAAGCGGTGGAGCTTCTATGCTCCCGTTGGCTCTCGGATTGATGTTTGTCGGTGGTGCCGGTAAAAGTGCCATGTTCCCGTTGCATATCTGGTTGCCGGATGCAATGGAAGGTCCTACTCCGGTCAGTGCATTGATTCATGCGGCTACAATGGTCGTTGCCGGTGTATATTTGGTGGCACGTATGTTCCCGCTTTTCATTGCCTATGCACCGAATACGTTGCACATGGTTGCTTGGGTAGGTGCATTCACCGCATTCTATGCAGCAAGTGTGGCTTGCGTACAATCAGATATTAAACGCGTACTGGCTTTCTCTACCATTTCACAGATTGGTTTCATGATGGTAGCTCTGGGTGTTTGTACTTCCATGGATCCTCACGAAGGAGGTTTGGGCTACATGGCTTCCATGTTCCACCTCTTCACACATGCTATGTTTAAGGCATTGCTCTTCCTCGGTGCAGGTAGTATCATTCATGCTGTACATTCTAACGAAATGTCCGCGATGGGAGGTTTACGCAAATATATGCCGATCACTCACTGGACATTCCTGATTGCTTGTCTTGCTATTGCCGGTATTCCTCCGTTCTCGGGTTTCTTCTCGAAAGACGAAATTCTGGCTGCTTGCTTCCAATACAGCCCTGTAATGGGATGGGTAATGACAGTAATTGCTGCGATGACTGCTTTCTATATGTTCCGTCTGTACTACGGTATTTTCTGGGGCAAGGAAAACAAAGAACTCCACGCACACCACACACCACATGAAAGTCCGCTGGCTATGACTTTCCCGCTAATGTTCCTGGCAGTAGTAACTTGTGGAGCCGGATTTATTCCTTTCGGACACTTCATCAGTTCGAATGGTGAATCTTATTCTATCCATCTCGATCCGTCGGTGGCTATTACGAGCGTTGTCATTGCGATTATTTCGATTGCAATCGCTACATGGATGTACAAGAATGCCAAACAACCAGTTGCCGATTCATTGGAAAAACAGTTCAAAGGTCTGCACAAGGCTGCTTATAACCGCTTCTATATTGACGATATATACCAGTTTATCACGCATAAGATTATCTTCCGCTGCATCTCTACTCCTATCGCATGGTTCGACCGTCATGTAGTGGATGGATTCTTTGATTTCCTGGCATGGGCAACCAACACAACAAGCGACGAGATCCGTGGTTTGCAGAGCGGTCAGGTACAACAATATGCATACGTGTTCCTTTGCGGTGCACTGGCACTTATCCTACTATTAATCTTATAA
- the nuoK gene encoding NADH-quinone oxidoreductase subunit NuoK yields the protein MIHMEYYLVVSTIMMFAGIYGFFTRRNTLAILISVELMLNATDINFAVFNRFLFPEGMEGYFFALFSIAISAAETAVAIAIMINIYRNLRSIQVRNLDELKW from the coding sequence ATGATACACATGGAATATTATCTGGTAGTTTCTACCATCATGATGTTTGCAGGAATCTATGGATTCTTTACCCGCCGGAACACACTGGCTATCCTGATTTCTGTAGAGTTAATGCTGAATGCCACGGACATCAACTTTGCCGTGTTCAACCGTTTTCTCTTTCCGGAGGGAATGGAAGGCTATTTCTTTGCACTCTTTTCCATCGCCATCTCGGCTGCGGAAACTGCAGTAGCCATCGCCATCATGATTAACATTTATCGTAATCTCCGAAGCATCCAAGTGCGCAACTTGGACGAGTTGAAGTGGTGA
- a CDS encoding NADH-quinone oxidoreductase subunit J, with protein MGSTLETVVFYFLAAFIIAMSIMTVTTQRIVRSATYLLFVLFGTAGIYFLLGYTFLGSVQIMVYAGGIVVLYVFSILLTSGEGDRAEKAKRSKLLAGLITMIAGLAIILTITLKHNFMQTANLAPHEINIHAIGNALLSSDKYGYILPFEAVSILLLACIIGGIIIARKR; from the coding sequence ATGGGATCAACACTTGAAACAGTAGTATTCTACTTTTTGGCAGCATTTATTATTGCAATGTCCATCATGACGGTGACTACCCAACGTATCGTACGCTCGGCTACCTACCTGCTCTTCGTGCTCTTCGGCACGGCCGGTATCTATTTTTTGCTGGGTTACACCTTCCTGGGGTCTGTTCAGATAATGGTTTATGCCGGTGGTATCGTCGTTCTTTATGTATTCTCCATCCTGTTGACCAGCGGAGAAGGTGATCGCGCCGAGAAAGCAAAACGAAGTAAGCTCCTGGCCGGGCTCATTACCATGATTGCCGGTTTAGCAATTATCCTGACTATCACGTTGAAACATAATTTCATGCAGACGGCTAATCTTGCCCCGCACGAGATCAACATTCATGCTATCGGGAACGCTTTGCTTAGTAGCGACAAATACGGTTATATATTACCTTTCGAAGCTGTCAGCATCCTGTTGCTGGCTTGTATCATCGGTGGTATCATAATTGCACGTAAGAGATAA
- a CDS encoding 4Fe-4S binding protein, producing MEYKDKKYTYLGGLMHGISTLATGMKTSIKVYFRKKVTEQYPENRKELKMFDRFRGTLNMPHNENNEHRCVACGLCQMACPNDTIKVTSETVETEDGKKKKILATYEYDLGACMFCQLCVNACPHDAITFDQNFEHAVFDRTKLVLKLNHDGSKVIEKKKEV from the coding sequence ATGGAATATAAAGATAAAAAATATACGTACTTAGGTGGTCTGATGCATGGCATCAGTACACTGGCAACGGGTATGAAAACCAGCATCAAGGTATACTTCCGTAAGAAAGTGACCGAGCAATATCCCGAAAACCGGAAAGAGCTGAAAATGTTCGACCGTTTCCGTGGTACGCTGAATATGCCCCACAATGAGAATAATGAACATCGCTGTGTAGCTTGCGGACTGTGTCAAATGGCTTGTCCGAACGATACCATCAAAGTGACCAGCGAAACCGTCGAAACAGAAGATGGAAAGAAAAAGAAAATCCTGGCAACCTATGAATATGATTTGGGCGCCTGTATGTTCTGCCAGCTCTGTGTCAATGCTTGTCCGCACGATGCCATCACGTTCGACCAGAACTTCGAACATGCAGTCTTCGACCGGACGAAACTTGTCCTGAAATTAAATCATGACGGTAGTAAAGTAATAGAAAAGAAAAAAGAAGTTTAG
- the nuoH gene encoding NADH-quinone oxidoreductase subunit NuoH produces MFDFSIVTNWIHELLLSIMPEGLAIFIECVAVGVCLVALYAILAIILIYMERKVCGFFQCRLGPNRVGKWGSIQVVCDVLKMMTKEIFMPKGADHFLYNLAPFMVIIASFLTFACIPFNKGAAILDFNVGVFFLLAASSIGVVGILLAGWGSNNKFSLIGAMRSGAQIISYELSVGMSIMTMVVLMGTMQFSEIVEGQADGWFIFKGHIPAVIAFIIYLIAGNAECNRGPFDLPEAESELTAGYHTEYSGMGFGFFYLAEYLNLFIVASVAATIFLGGWMPLHIVGLDGFNAVMDYIPGFIWFFAKAFFVVFLLMWIKWTFPRLRIDQILNLEWKYLVPISMVNLLLMACCVAFGFHF; encoded by the coding sequence ATGTTCGACTTTAGTATAGTAACAAACTGGATACATGAGCTACTACTCTCCATTATGCCGGAGGGATTAGCCATCTTTATAGAATGTGTAGCTGTCGGCGTGTGCCTCGTAGCACTATATGCCATCCTGGCTATCATATTGATCTACATGGAGCGTAAAGTTTGCGGTTTCTTCCAGTGTCGTCTTGGTCCGAACCGCGTTGGTAAATGGGGTTCTATTCAAGTGGTCTGCGACGTACTCAAGATGATGACCAAAGAAATCTTCATGCCGAAGGGTGCCGATCATTTCCTTTACAATCTCGCTCCATTCATGGTGATTATCGCCTCATTCCTGACTTTCGCTTGTATTCCTTTTAATAAAGGTGCAGCGATTCTCGACTTTAATGTGGGCGTGTTCTTCCTGCTGGCAGCTTCCAGCATTGGAGTGGTCGGTATCTTGCTGGCCGGTTGGGGTAGTAACAACAAATTCTCTTTGATCGGTGCCATGCGAAGCGGTGCACAGATTATCAGTTACGAGCTTTCGGTTGGTATGAGTATTATGACGATGGTAGTGCTGATGGGAACCATGCAATTCTCTGAAATCGTAGAAGGGCAAGCTGATGGCTGGTTCATCTTCAAGGGACATATCCCTGCGGTAATAGCTTTCATCATCTATCTGATTGCCGGAAATGCAGAATGTAACCGTGGACCGTTCGACCTTCCCGAAGCGGAAAGTGAGCTGACTGCCGGATACCACACAGAATACTCCGGTATGGGTTTCGGTTTCTTCTATCTGGCAGAATATTTGAACCTGTTTATCGTGGCCAGTGTTGCCGCCACTATCTTCCTGGGAGGCTGGATGCCGTTACACATCGTCGGGCTGGATGGATTCAACGCTGTAATGGATTATATTCCGGGCTTTATCTGGTTCTTCGCTAAAGCATTCTTCGTGGTGTTCCTTCTGATGTGGATCAAATGGACGTTCCCACGTTTACGTATCGACCAGATTCTGAATCTGGAATGGAAATATCTGGTTCCAATTTCTATGGTAAATCTATTATTAATGGCATGCTGCGTAGCTTTCGGCTTCCACTTTTGA